A region from the Colwellia sp. PAMC 21821 genome encodes:
- a CDS encoding Xaa-Pro peptidase family protein, with translation MNISKRTFLKAGGASVATLAIATQTITSTGLAASSSAQSTGDKSQDSTLKPITTTIKGISKTERLARISHAQKLMRELDIAALILEPGAAMDYFSGVQWWRSERLTAVIIPREGKVSVVCPFFEEPSVRESLAIGDDIRVWQEHESPFILIKQILKDAGLNKGNLAFENSVRYFVLSGVMEQLSDMQHVSAESVTRGCRMYKSQHELELMHKANEVTLLAYADVFSKLKAGMSQSDVKALMHTAQGQLGGKGAWNMALFNQASAYPHGTKQKQVLTEGSVVLMDCGCNVHGYQSDISRTFVFGEPTKRQRDVWQTVRQGQEIAFEQAKIGTQAGLVDDAVRKFYQTKGFGPGYKLPGLSHRTGHGIGMEGHESVNFVHGETTILKPGMCFSNEPGIYIQGEFGVRLEDCIYMTKNGPQWFTMPPTSLDDPIGKLIKLSTI, from the coding sequence ATGAATATCAGTAAAAGAACTTTTTTAAAAGCTGGTGGTGCAAGTGTTGCCACTTTGGCGATTGCCACTCAAACAATCACGTCAACTGGCCTTGCAGCATCCTCTAGTGCTCAATCTACTGGAGATAAAAGCCAAGATTCAACCCTGAAGCCAATTACAACGACTATTAAAGGCATCAGTAAAACTGAACGACTTGCGCGTATTAGCCATGCTCAAAAATTAATGCGAGAACTTGATATTGCAGCGTTGATCCTTGAACCCGGCGCAGCCATGGACTATTTTTCTGGTGTGCAATGGTGGCGCAGTGAGCGTTTAACGGCGGTTATTATCCCACGTGAAGGTAAAGTTTCTGTGGTTTGTCCTTTTTTTGAAGAGCCAAGCGTACGTGAAAGTTTAGCGATAGGTGATGATATACGTGTTTGGCAAGAGCACGAAAGTCCATTCATATTAATTAAGCAAATATTAAAAGACGCAGGACTAAACAAAGGCAACCTTGCCTTTGAAAACTCAGTACGATATTTCGTGTTAAGTGGTGTTATGGAACAGCTTTCTGACATGCAACATGTTAGCGCCGAATCTGTAACTCGTGGCTGTCGTATGTATAAAAGCCAGCACGAACTCGAGTTAATGCACAAAGCTAACGAAGTTACTTTACTTGCCTATGCTGACGTTTTCTCAAAACTAAAAGCAGGTATGAGCCAAAGCGATGTAAAAGCATTAATGCACACAGCCCAAGGACAATTGGGTGGTAAAGGTGCATGGAATATGGCGCTATTTAATCAAGCTAGTGCTTATCCACATGGCACTAAACAAAAACAGGTACTGACCGAAGGCTCAGTAGTCTTAATGGATTGTGGTTGTAATGTTCATGGTTATCAATCTGATATCAGCCGTACTTTTGTCTTTGGTGAGCCAACTAAGCGCCAGCGTGATGTTTGGCAAACTGTAAGACAAGGTCAAGAAATCGCTTTTGAGCAAGCTAAAATAGGTACACAAGCCGGCTTAGTTGATGATGCCGTACGTAAATTTTATCAAACTAAGGGCTTTGGTCCTGGCTACAAATTACCAGGCTTATCGCACCGAACTGGACACGGCATTGGCATGGAAGGACATGAAAGTGTCAACTTTGTTCATGGTGAAACTACGATTTTAAAACCCGGTATGTGTTTTTCTAATGAGCCCGGTATTTATATTCAAGGTGAGTTTGGTGTGCGTTTAGAAGATTGTATTTACATGACCAAAAATGGTCCTCAATGGTTTACTATGCCGCCAACATCTTTAGACGATCCCATAGGTAAATTAATTAAACTTAGCACAATATAA
- a CDS encoding efflux RND transporter periplasmic adaptor subunit yields the protein MNKHIFIAAFITISLAVTGCTEEPKQKTASQPLQPIDVAEVLVKPVQNWHVYTSRLESPEEVALMPRVSGVIDRIAFKEGDNVKQGDLLFQLDDRPFAAVVASLEAQILSANAALDQAQSEAKRAVRLTERNAISTEQAQARTSTLHQREAQLAALQAQLTSAQLDLEFTAIRSPINGVISRANITRGNNVLAGQSILTSIVSNHEMYAYFDIDERTWNSSFADVTAASKQQVVMQKIGQQSFTHDGYINFIDNRINPSTGTLRVRAIFEGQHSEVNDQLRAGSFARIKLAANAITKQIIIPERAIGTDLKNRFVLTVGENNVLEYKLVEIGERYGKLRAITSGLKKGDIIAVNGPARVGPGMPISPTTVTIDTTDIAFTLSSNDDVSLIAKN from the coding sequence ATGAACAAACACATTTTTATTGCCGCTTTCATCACCATTAGTTTAGCTGTAACAGGCTGTACTGAAGAGCCTAAGCAAAAAACCGCGTCACAACCATTACAACCTATCGATGTTGCTGAAGTATTAGTTAAGCCCGTACAAAACTGGCATGTTTATACTAGTCGTTTAGAGTCTCCTGAAGAAGTAGCATTAATGCCACGCGTGTCTGGTGTTATTGACCGTATTGCTTTTAAAGAAGGTGATAACGTAAAACAAGGCGATTTATTGTTTCAACTTGATGACCGCCCTTTTGCTGCCGTTGTTGCTAGCCTAGAAGCTCAAATTCTTAGTGCAAATGCTGCATTAGATCAAGCGCAAAGTGAAGCTAAACGTGCGGTACGCTTAACTGAGCGTAATGCTATATCAACCGAACAAGCGCAAGCGAGAACGTCTACTTTACATCAACGTGAAGCACAATTAGCGGCATTACAAGCGCAGTTAACTTCAGCGCAACTTGATTTAGAGTTTACCGCCATTCGTTCACCTATAAATGGCGTAATTTCACGTGCCAACATTACCCGCGGTAATAACGTACTTGCGGGTCAAAGCATACTAACGTCAATCGTTTCTAATCATGAAATGTACGCTTATTTTGATATTGACGAACGCACGTGGAATAGTTCATTTGCTGATGTGACTGCCGCAAGTAAGCAGCAAGTCGTTATGCAAAAAATAGGACAACAAAGCTTTACCCATGATGGCTACATTAACTTTATTGATAACCGCATTAATCCGTCAACGGGTACCTTAAGAGTGCGTGCTATTTTTGAAGGTCAACATAGTGAAGTAAACGACCAATTACGTGCCGGATCTTTTGCCCGTATTAAGCTCGCGGCTAACGCGATTACCAAGCAAATTATTATTCCTGAACGCGCCATAGGTACAGACCTCAAAAACCGATTTGTGCTTACTGTCGGTGAAAACAACGTTCTAGAATACAAATTAGTTGAAATTGGTGAGCGCTACGGGAAATTACGCGCGATTACTTCAGGCTTAAAAAAAGGCGACATTATCGCTGTTAATGGCCCGGCTCGCGTAGGACCAGGTATGCCAATTAGCCCAACGACTGTCACTATTGATACGACTGATATCGCCTTTACTTTGTCATCAAATGACGACGTAAGCCTTATTGCTAAAAACTAA
- a CDS encoding multidrug efflux RND transporter permease subunit produces the protein MNFSHFFIQRPIFAAVLSLIILIGGGISLFQLPISEYPEVVPPTVVVTASYPGANPTVIAQTVATPLEQEINGTENMLYMFSQGTSDGRMTLTVTFALGTDLDRAQVQVQNRVNSALPRLPEEVQRLGVVAEKSSPDLTMVVHLYSPEKTHDTAYLSNYADLNIKDEIARLPGVGDIRLFGGGKYAMRVWLNPDVLASRGLTATDVVTALRAQNQQVAAGSLGAQPISNDSQFQILLNVKGRLNSIEEFEQVIIKVGEQGQLTRLSDVARVELGQDSYSLRAELDNQPALAMPIFQRPGSNAIELSDQVRETMARLAQDFPTGVEYDIVYDPTVFVRGSIDAVITTLLEAIALVVIVVIVFLQTWRASIIPLIAVPVSLIGTFAVMQWLGVSINTLSLFGLVLAIGIVVDDAIVVVENVERNIEKGLSPLEATRVAMTEVTGPIIAIALVLCAVFIPTAFITGLSGQFYKQFALTITISTVISAFNSLTLSPALAALLLKPHDAKPDAFTRLLNKLFGRWLFEPFNRVFNRGAKGYEKLVQKLIRMTVVVMVAYFALLGGTLKLFDAVPGGFIPQQDKQYLVAIAQLPDAASLDRTEEVLAQMQRIALEVPGVAHTVAFPGLSVNGFTNSPNSGIVFTPLDSFDKRTDPSQSAMAIAAQLNQRFAAIDEAFVAVFPPPPIQGLGTTGGFKLQIEDRENKGFEALFNSLQTVIANAQKDPALMGLYSSFRIQVPQMDIDIDREQALIQGIPLDEVFNALQIYLGSVYVNDFNLFGRTYQVNAQADADFRQDPEQILNLKVRNRAGNMVPLGSVLTVTPTIGPDRVMHYNGYPSAELNGSPAPGYSSDQAQLAIEKVLADTLPDGIVYEWTEVTYQQVLAGNTMVYIFPLVVLLVFMVLAAQYESLRLPLSIILIVPMTIFSALLGVWLVGSDNNIFTQIALIVLVALASKNAILMVEFAKDRHDNGLSHLEAILESCRMRLRPILMTSIAFTAGVIPLVLATGAGAEMRHAMGNAVFSGMIGVTVFGLLFTPVFYMLVTRKEEEKSQEISHD, from the coding sequence ATGAATTTTTCTCACTTTTTTATCCAACGACCCATTTTTGCGGCCGTACTATCGCTCATTATTTTGATCGGTGGTGGAATTTCATTGTTTCAATTACCGATCAGTGAATACCCTGAAGTTGTACCGCCTACGGTTGTTGTAACCGCTAGTTACCCTGGCGCAAACCCAACCGTTATTGCACAAACAGTAGCAACACCGCTTGAGCAAGAGATTAACGGCACTGAAAACATGCTATATATGTTTTCACAAGGCACCAGTGATGGCCGCATGACCTTAACGGTTACCTTTGCATTAGGTACCGATTTAGACCGTGCACAAGTGCAAGTACAAAACCGTGTCAACAGTGCTTTGCCGCGTTTACCTGAAGAAGTACAACGTTTAGGTGTCGTCGCCGAAAAGTCATCACCTGACTTAACCATGGTAGTACATCTATATTCACCTGAAAAAACCCACGATACCGCGTATTTATCTAACTATGCCGATTTAAACATAAAAGATGAAATTGCACGTTTACCGGGCGTAGGCGACATTCGTTTATTCGGTGGCGGTAAATATGCTATGCGCGTTTGGTTAAACCCAGATGTACTGGCGTCACGTGGACTTACCGCGACTGATGTAGTAACTGCATTGCGCGCTCAAAACCAACAAGTTGCCGCAGGTAGCTTAGGTGCACAACCTATTTCGAACGATAGCCAATTCCAAATCTTATTAAATGTTAAAGGTCGTTTAAACAGCATTGAAGAATTTGAACAAGTTATTATTAAAGTTGGCGAGCAAGGACAATTAACCCGTTTATCTGATGTGGCCCGTGTTGAATTAGGTCAAGACTCATACTCACTTAGAGCTGAGCTTGATAACCAACCTGCACTCGCTATGCCTATTTTCCAACGTCCGGGCTCAAACGCTATCGAACTTTCTGATCAAGTGCGTGAAACTATGGCGCGCTTAGCACAAGACTTTCCGACCGGTGTTGAATACGACATTGTTTATGACCCAACGGTTTTTGTACGCGGTTCAATTGACGCTGTAATTACCACTTTATTAGAAGCAATTGCCTTAGTGGTAATCGTGGTAATTGTATTCTTACAAACCTGGCGCGCGTCTATCATTCCATTAATAGCTGTGCCTGTTTCATTAATTGGTACTTTTGCCGTAATGCAATGGTTAGGGGTTTCGATAAATACCTTATCACTGTTTGGCTTAGTGCTCGCGATCGGCATTGTGGTGGATGACGCCATTGTGGTGGTCGAAAATGTTGAACGTAATATCGAAAAAGGCTTATCGCCATTAGAGGCAACCCGTGTTGCCATGACAGAAGTAACAGGCCCTATTATTGCGATTGCACTTGTACTGTGTGCTGTATTTATTCCAACAGCATTTATTACCGGTTTATCAGGACAATTTTATAAGCAATTTGCCTTAACTATTACTATTTCGACAGTTATTTCAGCCTTTAACTCGCTTACGTTATCGCCTGCTTTAGCGGCATTATTATTAAAGCCGCATGACGCTAAACCTGATGCTTTTACACGACTATTAAATAAGCTTTTTGGTCGTTGGTTATTCGAACCTTTCAACCGTGTATTTAATCGTGGTGCTAAAGGTTATGAAAAATTAGTGCAAAAATTAATACGTATGACTGTTGTGGTAATGGTCGCATATTTCGCATTATTGGGCGGTACGCTTAAATTATTTGACGCGGTACCTGGCGGTTTTATTCCACAACAAGATAAACAATACCTTGTGGCAATTGCCCAACTACCCGACGCTGCAAGCCTTGACAGAACAGAAGAAGTGTTAGCACAAATGCAGCGCATTGCCTTAGAAGTACCTGGCGTAGCGCACACGGTTGCTTTCCCTGGCTTATCGGTTAACGGATTTACCAATAGCCCGAACAGCGGTATTGTATTTACGCCGCTTGATAGCTTCGACAAACGCACCGACCCAAGCCAGTCAGCCATGGCGATAGCGGCGCAATTAAACCAACGTTTTGCTGCCATTGATGAGGCCTTTGTCGCGGTATTTCCGCCACCGCCAATTCAAGGTTTAGGTACAACCGGTGGTTTTAAACTACAAATTGAAGACCGTGAAAATAAAGGTTTTGAAGCCTTATTTAATAGTCTACAAACCGTAATCGCCAATGCACAGAAAGATCCTGCGTTAATGGGCCTTTACTCAAGCTTCCGTATCCAAGTACCACAAATGGATATAGACATTGATCGTGAACAAGCGCTTATTCAAGGTATACCGCTAGATGAAGTATTTAACGCGTTACAAATTTACTTAGGCTCTGTGTATGTAAACGACTTCAACTTGTTTGGCCGTACCTACCAAGTTAATGCCCAAGCAGATGCTGACTTTAGACAAGACCCAGAGCAAATATTGAACCTGAAAGTACGAAATCGTGCCGGTAACATGGTGCCATTAGGCTCAGTATTAACAGTAACGCCAACAATTGGTCCAGACCGCGTAATGCATTACAACGGTTACCCAAGTGCAGAACTTAACGGCAGCCCAGCGCCAGGTTATAGCTCTGACCAAGCACAACTAGCGATTGAAAAAGTACTAGCAGACACGTTACCTGATGGCATTGTATATGAATGGACAGAAGTTACTTATCAGCAAGTTTTAGCCGGTAATACTATGGTTTATATATTCCCATTGGTTGTTTTATTGGTCTTTATGGTACTTGCAGCACAGTACGAAAGCTTGCGCTTACCATTGTCGATAATACTGATTGTGCCTATGACTATTTTCTCGGCATTACTGGGGGTTTGGTTGGTTGGCTCAGACAACAATATATTTACCCAAATAGCCTTAATTGTACTGGTGGCCTTGGCCTCGAAAAACGCCATATTAATGGTAGAGTTTGCTAAAGACAGGCACGACAACGGTTTGTCGCATTTAGAAGCAATACTTGAATCTTGTCGTATGCGTTTACGCCCAATATTAATGACCTCAATTGCCTTTACCGCTGGTGTTATACCATTAGTATTAGCTACAGGTGCTGGTGCAGAAATGCGTCATGCCATGGGTAACGCAGTATTCTCAGGGATGATTGGAGTTACGGTATTTGGTTTATTATTTACACCTGTGTTTTATATGTTAGTTACTCGTAAAGAAGAAGAAAAATCTCAGGAGATTTCTCATGACTAA
- a CDS encoding TetR/AcrR family transcriptional regulator, whose translation MRDSEQTRQKILEVSADEIHKKGFTATSLSCILARCEISKGALYHHFANKMELGYAVFEEVYAPAFIALWQPTVEADDPIEGLCEFFSAMSKNMSCDELVCGCPLNNLCQEMSGVDEGFRIRILAMQQQLNLLISTNLSRVSQQLQPDLDFSQVAYFIVSTFHGSSSLSKSSLNKELFVKVIKELCRYMRQLKR comes from the coding sequence ATGAGAGACTCAGAGCAAACTCGTCAAAAAATATTAGAAGTTAGCGCCGATGAAATCCATAAAAAAGGTTTCACCGCCACCAGCCTATCTTGTATTTTAGCGCGCTGTGAAATATCAAAAGGGGCTTTATATCATCACTTTGCTAATAAAATGGAACTGGGTTACGCGGTATTTGAAGAAGTTTATGCTCCTGCTTTTATTGCACTTTGGCAGCCAACTGTAGAAGCAGATGATCCTATAGAAGGCTTATGCGAGTTTTTCAGCGCTATGTCTAAGAACATGAGTTGCGACGAACTTGTTTGCGGCTGCCCTTTAAACAACCTCTGTCAGGAGATGTCTGGCGTGGATGAAGGCTTTCGAATTAGAATACTGGCGATGCAACAACAATTAAATTTATTAATTTCCACGAATCTATCTCGTGTTAGCCAACAATTACAACCCGACCTTGATTTTAGCCAAGTTGCTTACTTCATTGTTTCAACATTTCATGGCTCTTCAAGTTTAAGTAAAAGCTCATTAAACAAAGAGTTGTTTGTCAAAGTCATTAAAGAGCTTTGCCGTTACATGCGCCAATTAAAGCGCTAA
- a CDS encoding LysR family transcriptional regulator has translation MDTTSRLLMLLDVVELGSFSSAAESRNIDRSVISKQISRLEDDLGVRLLNRTTRSFSLTAAGAEMIKKSRELRELLGHTIRLAENYHQEPRGVLKITSSTIIAKRYLQPVINDFQKRFPQVEVELRLDDRVVDIVAEGFDLAFRVGEPKDSTLIARKLARNRLVILASPEFIDTYGLPKTIDDLALLPAATYTSNTLRVTSISYLDKKGDRSEKMIKSVFRANDGEVLLLKALSGTAFVVMPAFIIGNEVIDGQLVPLLTDLQLSDFSAMYAIYPHRDLPVRTRLFFDAVQEYIGKDRPIWESNIPDFEHLYQG, from the coding sequence ATGGATACTACAAGTCGGTTATTAATGTTGTTAGATGTAGTTGAATTAGGATCATTCTCCAGTGCAGCAGAAAGCAGAAACATTGACCGATCGGTGATTTCAAAGCAAATAAGCCGGCTAGAAGATGACTTAGGCGTAAGGTTGCTAAATAGAACAACACGTTCTTTTTCGCTTACGGCTGCCGGCGCCGAAATGATAAAAAAATCTCGGGAATTACGAGAGTTGCTTGGACATACCATCAGGTTAGCTGAAAACTATCATCAAGAACCACGAGGGGTGCTAAAAATAACCTCGTCTACCATCATCGCGAAACGCTATTTACAACCGGTAATTAATGACTTTCAGAAACGTTTCCCACAGGTTGAGGTAGAGTTACGTTTGGATGATCGTGTTGTTGATATTGTTGCCGAAGGGTTTGATTTGGCTTTCCGTGTTGGCGAACCTAAAGACTCGACCTTAATTGCGCGAAAGCTAGCCCGTAATCGTCTGGTTATTCTTGCATCTCCCGAGTTTATTGATACCTATGGGTTACCTAAAACCATTGACGACCTCGCGTTACTACCTGCAGCAACCTATACGAGTAATACTTTACGAGTTACAAGCATCAGCTATTTAGATAAAAAAGGTGATAGAAGTGAAAAAATGATAAAAAGCGTATTTCGTGCCAATGATGGCGAGGTATTGTTATTAAAAGCATTATCAGGTACTGCTTTTGTTGTTATGCCAGCATTTATTATTGGCAATGAAGTTATTGATGGACAATTGGTACCACTGCTGACCGATCTACAGTTGTCAGATTTCAGTGCCATGTATGCGATATATCCACATCGTGACTTGCCCGTCAGAACACGATTGTTTTTTGATGCTGTTCAAGAATATATTGGTAAAGATAGACCGATTTGGGAAAGTAATATTCCAGATTTTGAGCATTTATATCAAGGTTAG
- a CDS encoding ABC transporter substrate-binding protein, with translation MKKLLVLFVLLTNFVQSSIAAETTPAISPYQVIEVTGNNLFTKIADNQDALKKFPDLMRDIVEEELMPSVDYQYAAFKILGKHLRNTTKEQRVNFITAMRSYLVRTYANALTQYSNQKVLFEPETKLKENAKSASVDVKIVDSGKPDIKITFQMRKDTQSQEWKAYDMVVEGISLISSKQSELNRRISDLGLDQVTLELASIAS, from the coding sequence ATGAAAAAGCTTTTAGTACTGTTTGTATTACTCACTAACTTTGTACAAAGCAGTATCGCAGCTGAGACGACACCAGCGATTTCTCCCTATCAAGTAATAGAAGTCACAGGTAATAACCTCTTTACTAAAATTGCTGACAATCAAGATGCTTTAAAAAAATTCCCAGATCTAATGCGAGATATTGTTGAAGAAGAATTAATGCCATCGGTTGATTACCAATATGCAGCGTTTAAAATTCTAGGTAAACACTTACGAAATACAACAAAAGAGCAACGCGTAAACTTTATAACCGCTATGCGCTCTTACTTGGTTCGTACTTACGCTAATGCGTTAACGCAGTACAGCAATCAAAAAGTGTTATTTGAACCAGAAACTAAGTTAAAAGAGAATGCAAAATCGGCTTCTGTTGATGTTAAAATTGTCGACTCAGGTAAACCAGACATAAAAATCACTTTTCAAATGCGCAAAGATACGCAGTCGCAAGAATGGAAAGCCTACGATATGGTTGTTGAAGGCATATCGCTAATTAGCAGCAAACAGTCTGAATTAAACCGTAGAATATCTGATTTAGGCTTAGATCAAGTCACCTTAGAACTTGCTTCAATCGCCAGTTAA
- a CDS encoding acylase → MNYSIKNTIKPISIIGLISVLSACGGGDYTYIGTPEPEIPTPIAPPVVATPVPSFDDDGVLSANIRWTDYGVPHIKADNLESMSYGVGYAFAKDNICILADQILKYNSQRAKFYGPDLVPASGDSAHLINDFGFLTLGIRAHAEQNINALSVNSQALFSGYAQGYNKYLADTGVANIDASCANMPWVQPISNIDMFTYSLGIALLPGAANFLGPMFLAAPPGESFAPYPQNVDDNNYVVNSKPTITLPENNPSDLGSNGWGLGKDKTENGKGMVLANPHFPHTGNLRFWQFHITIPDHLNVMGGSLTGVPGVVNIGFNENVAWTHTFSSAEHFVVYQLTLNPNDPAQMSQVIDGANRLITSKEIAIDVAVGPGQTIKLAKMTYATHHGPMVVVPGNFEWGPGGNAFAIKDANLGNVDIIDHWLAMNLAGNIDEFKQAFKDYDGVIFNNTMSADSEGNVFYIDDSTVPNLTATAINEMTTNPLLVGAKQAAGFTILPGFLSAFDFDRAVPYENAPKYSGTDYVQNSNDSFWLTNLESPITNVSPLYGSVENQQSLRSRMAHQLLADSAGSDGLFNPAEVEQALLNNRNYLAESVLTELLAICQAQGSTAVVVGSDSVDISAGCTALAMWDGKMNKGSSSAHLFREFAFQFNKNPQWVNVFSTDNATTTPSGLVNNNTTLEQFAQAILNVESAGLALDATLGTVQFVERSLPDGSATGVKIPWAGAHNIEGGFNVFSTRPGNDGSLVPRHVYPAQNSDSILSAEGGGYHINYGSSWMTVVNFTDEGPVARGLLSYSQSSEYGSDHNLDQSLLYSQQPQLRPLRFTEADIEANKVTEMTISSAPE, encoded by the coding sequence TTGAATTATTCAATAAAAAATACAATAAAGCCTATTTCAATCATAGGGTTAATTTCAGTGTTATCTGCATGTGGGGGCGGTGACTATACCTATATAGGAACGCCAGAACCCGAAATTCCTACGCCCATTGCACCACCAGTAGTCGCTACACCTGTGCCATCATTTGATGATGACGGCGTATTGTCGGCAAATATTCGTTGGACAGATTATGGTGTGCCTCATATTAAGGCCGACAACTTAGAAAGTATGTCGTACGGTGTAGGCTATGCGTTTGCTAAAGACAATATCTGCATACTTGCAGATCAAATCTTGAAATATAACTCTCAACGTGCAAAATTTTATGGCCCAGACTTGGTGCCTGCCTCAGGTGACTCTGCACATTTAATTAATGATTTTGGCTTTTTAACTTTAGGTATAAGAGCGCATGCAGAACAAAATATCAATGCACTTTCAGTCAACAGCCAAGCGTTATTTTCGGGATATGCACAAGGCTATAATAAATACCTAGCTGATACCGGTGTTGCAAATATAGATGCCTCGTGTGCCAACATGCCTTGGGTGCAGCCGATTAGCAATATTGATATGTTTACTTATTCTCTGGGTATTGCTTTGTTACCAGGCGCCGCTAATTTTCTAGGGCCTATGTTTTTAGCCGCACCTCCAGGAGAAAGCTTCGCCCCTTACCCTCAAAATGTTGATGATAATAACTACGTAGTTAATTCCAAGCCTACAATTACACTTCCAGAAAATAATCCTAGTGATTTAGGATCGAACGGATGGGGCTTAGGCAAAGATAAAACAGAAAACGGTAAAGGTATGGTGTTGGCTAATCCGCATTTTCCACATACCGGAAATTTGCGTTTTTGGCAGTTTCATATCACTATTCCTGATCATTTAAATGTGATGGGGGGCTCGCTAACTGGTGTGCCAGGTGTAGTTAATATTGGATTTAATGAAAATGTTGCTTGGACGCATACCTTTTCATCAGCTGAACATTTCGTGGTATATCAGTTGACTTTAAATCCGAATGATCCAGCCCAAATGTCGCAAGTTATTGACGGTGCAAACCGTTTAATCACAAGTAAAGAAATCGCCATTGATGTTGCTGTTGGGCCAGGACAAACGATTAAATTGGCGAAGATGACTTATGCTACTCATCATGGTCCTATGGTTGTTGTGCCAGGAAATTTCGAATGGGGTCCAGGGGGCAATGCCTTTGCCATAAAAGATGCTAATTTAGGTAATGTCGATATTATCGATCATTGGTTAGCGATGAATTTAGCCGGTAATATCGATGAATTCAAACAAGCTTTTAAAGACTACGATGGTGTTATTTTTAACAATACAATGTCGGCCGACAGCGAGGGTAATGTTTTCTACATTGATGACTCAACCGTACCTAACTTAACCGCTACCGCGATTAATGAAATGACCACTAATCCATTACTTGTTGGTGCTAAGCAAGCTGCAGGCTTTACTATTTTACCGGGATTTTTATCGGCTTTTGATTTTGACCGAGCAGTACCTTATGAAAATGCGCCAAAATATTCAGGCACTGATTATGTACAAAATTCAAATGATAGTTTTTGGCTAACCAATCTTGAGTCGCCTATTACAAATGTTTCGCCACTATACGGCTCTGTTGAAAATCAGCAGTCGCTACGTTCACGTATGGCACATCAATTATTAGCGGATAGTGCAGGCAGTGACGGGTTATTTAATCCTGCAGAGGTTGAACAAGCCTTATTGAATAATCGAAATTATCTTGCTGAAAGTGTATTGACAGAATTATTAGCTATTTGCCAAGCGCAAGGCAGTACAGCGGTGGTTGTTGGTTCTGATAGTGTTGATATCAGTGCGGGTTGCACCGCTTTGGCTATGTGGGACGGCAAAATGAATAAAGGCAGCAGTTCTGCGCATTTATTTAGAGAGTTTGCTTTTCAATTCAATAAAAATCCACAATGGGTTAATGTCTTTTCTACTGACAACGCTACAACTACACCTAGTGGTTTAGTGAATAACAACACAACGTTAGAGCAGTTTGCGCAAGCTATTCTTAATGTTGAATCGGCAGGATTAGCGTTAGATGCGACTTTAGGCACAGTGCAGTTTGTTGAACGGAGTTTACCTGATGGTAGTGCGACTGGCGTTAAAATACCTTGGGCTGGCGCGCACAATATAGAAGGCGGGTTTAATGTCTTTAGTACGCGTCCAGGTAATGATGGCTCATTGGTTCCTCGTCATGTTTACCCAGCACAAAATAGCGATTCTATTTTAAGTGCTGAAGGTGGCGGTTATCATATTAATTACGGCAGTAGTTGGATGACAGTAGTCAACTTTACCGATGAAGGCCCTGTCGCTAGAGGTTTATTGAGTTATTCACAGTCGTCAGAATACGGCAGCGACCATAACTTAGATCAAAGTTTATTGTACTCGCAACAACCGCAACTTAGGCCTTTACGATTTACTGAGGCGGATATTGAAGCGAATAAAGTGACGGAAATGACGATAAGCTCTGCTCCAGAATAA